Proteins encoded in a region of the Podospora pseudopauciseta strain CBS 411.78 chromosome 6, whole genome shotgun sequence genome:
- a CDS encoding hypothetical protein (EggNog:ENOG503P1UX), which translates to MATAFGVFSGILTVLGFIQSNIPDRPNQYETKFRIHVGLDGPRGLSNAGGDAPDIRVWNEAGQFIGAKYDPGKINHGSFKDVTVQLSQPHQPTYALFTGNDDAICIAYITNSWADGSKYGWVGNWADSSSCNQDWYYSNIVQSGKTLNCAWIDRNGDRPKTAFQTHIHEFADESRNRGKNVGYYCASNPSLKWYTNWEPNTISYWVTPRKRGLAGRSSEPQQGIAVGPVKPGSEEREKLAGSRPAFNETRLVRSSRPEHSAVTLCGSDSSRGPDLVSLHEGKFCDMSTREVLPLCGPSVTGDCFDDTVKTLKVRSGAIVGREVEVEKDYTEVLDWGF; encoded by the exons ATGGCTACCGCTTTTGGAGTCTTCTCGGGAATCCTCACCGTTCTGGGGTTCATCCAATCCAACATCCCGGACAGGCCCAACCAGTATGAGACCAAGTTCCGCATCCACGTCGGTCTTGATGGTCCGAGAGGCCTCTCGAacgccggtggtgatgcgCCCGATATCCGTGTCTGGAATGAGGCCGGCCAGTTCATCGGTGCCAAGTATGACCCTGGCAAGATCAACCACGGCTCCTTCAAGGACGTGACGGTCCAGCTGTCCCAGCCCCATCAGCCCACGTACGCCCTGTTCACGGGCAACGACGATGCGATCTGCATCGCGtacatcaccaacagctGGGCCGACGGGTCCAAGTACGGCTGGGTTGGTAACTGGGCGGACAGCTCGTCCTGCAACCAGGACTG GTATTATTCCAACATCGTCCAGAGCGGCAAGACCCTCAACTGCGCCTGGATCGATCGCAATGGCGACAGGCCCAAGACAGCCTTCCAGACTCATATTCATGAGTTTGCTGATGAATCTCGGAACAGAGGCAAGAACGTCGGCTA CTACTGCGCCAGCAACCCCTCTCTCAAGTGGTACACCAACTGGGagcccaacaccatctcTTACTGGGTCACCCCCCGCAAGAGAGGCCTCGCCGGTCGCAGCAGCGAGCCCCAGCAGGGCATCGCCGTTGGTCCCGTGAAGCCCGGAAGCGAGGAGCGTGAGAAGCTCGCCGGCTCCCGCCCTGCCTTCAACGAGACCCGTCTTGTCCGCTCTTCCCGCCCTGAGCACAGCGCCGTCACCCTCTGCGGAAGCGACAGCTCCAGGGGGCCCGATCTCGTCTCTCTGCACGAGGGTAAGTTCTGCGACATGTCTACCCGTGAGGTTCTTCCTCTTTGCGGCCCAAGTGTCACCGGTGATTGCTTCGACGACACCGTCAAGACGCTCAAGGTTCGCAGCGGTGCCATTGTTGGCCGtgaggtcgaggttgagaaggACTACACCGAGGTTTTGGACTGGGGCTTTTAG
- a CDS encoding hypothetical protein (EggNog:ENOG503P1F4), whose protein sequence is MSTKAPNTNRGLGTLVDSYVRKRLRRDIHPALAKVRDKSEAESTFLKATGTELRVSCHTAVGASEDGNQSPTSVAMVAGENDCGISLEEIYRDATQEELRFQLAIADYEKLTSGPKFGSGITTKPSFTWQDVLEEAQRAADTYSEASGMWNKIRKGLCSFGRNAKAFDAWASLLPSQSEYLSVLCGGLKFILGAAARLHELNSDVCDALAEIPILLKSTHLVLGIFKRSKDLHQASADLYSAIIAALHHIVLWYREKAIRTLFKSILKQDAYAIQLTELLSHVRQQADRFEHVVRLNSYSRRMFVDFAGIPLERCYT, encoded by the exons ATGTCGACAAAAGCGCCGAACACTAATCGAGGTTTAGGAACTCTAGTGGACAGCTATGTTCGCAAAAGACTCCGTCGTGACATTCACCCTGCGCTTGCCAAGGTGCGGGACAAATCTGAGGCAGAATCAACATTCCTGAAAGCCACAGGCACTGAACTCCGAGTATCGTGTCATACAGCTGTAGGTGCGAGCGAAGATGGAAACCAGAGCCCAACGTCCGTTGCCATGGTGGCAGGCGAAAATGACTGCGGCATCTCTCT TGAAGAGATATACCGAGATGCCACACAAGAAGAGCTGCGGTTTCAATTAGCAATCGCTGATTATGAGAAGCTAACATCAGGACCAAAATTCGGTTCAGGaatcaccaccaagcctTCGTTTACTTGGCAAGATGTCTTGGAAGAGGCCCAGCGGGCTGCAGACACGTATTCGGAGGCTTCTGGAATGTGGAACAAGATTCGAAAGGGTCTTTGCAGCTTCGGGCGAAATGCAAAGGCTTTCGATGCCTGGGCCAGCTTGCTACCGTCTCAGTCCGAATACCTATCTGTTCTGTGCGGAGGATTGAAGTTTATCCTTGGG GCTGCTGCACGCTTGCACGAACTCAATTCGGATGTTTGTGATGCTCTGGCGGAAATTCCGATTCTGTTAAAAAGCACACATCTGGTGTTGGGGATCTTCAAACGCTCCAAGGACCTCCATCAAGCAAGTGCGGACCTTTATTCTGCGATAATAGCAGCACTGCATCACATTGTTTTGTGGTATAGAGAGAAAGCCATCA GAACGCTTTTCAAGAGTATCCTAAAGCAGGACGCATATGCTATACAACTTACAGAGCTCCTCAGCCACGTTCGCCAACAAGCTGACCGCTTCGAACATGTTGTTCGTCTCAACTCTTATTCAAGAAGGATGTTTGTTGACTTTGCTGGTATCCCATTGGAGAGATGTTACACTTAA
- a CDS encoding hypothetical protein (EggNog:ENOG503P9ZE; COG:E) has translation MPRTIYTEDSMADLAKDAMKLWDKLEKDSGSSLRWMSGLLNFGDKNFGGDSPEGTLMVTAKDIEERYPFKNLPPEWIGLFAPDNGVINVQLLLRSLLSLAKDYGAEAKQHTRVERIIPSTTDKTIWEVHAIRHDTDPALFKAKIVIASGAYVNHVLRPSFGISLDLDIWEMVASYFNTTPGLNSTIFPSMWFQFAPNKHRRSQLFYGFPTDPSERLTNVVNPADIRDTQEFIKKHVIGVNTTVPAFTLSCLQTNVFDNMFVLDYLPKEYLAGGAEKSVVVFTAGWAMKFVPLLGKALAEMALDRKSDYARKEFEITRKDKKGKGIIKRVVRGKRGGHSRMMVELDVDDEVEGESAFTYEEQASGLRSGGVKMSVIGNIYVDLSMSDSKQPRPFQALRYHP, from the exons ATGCCCCGTACCATATACACGGAGGACTCCATGGCCGACCTCGCAAAGGACGCCATGAAACTTTGGGACAAACTCGAGAAGGACTCGGGCTCGTCTCTCCGCTGGATGAGCGGCTTGCTCAACTTTGGAGACAAGAACTTTGGTGGTGACAGCCCTGAAGGGACTCTAATGG TAACGGCCAAGGATATCGAAGAGCGCTACCCCTTCAAAAATCTGCCCCCTGAATGGATCGGTCTCTTCGCCCCCGACAACGGCGTCATCAACGTCCAGCTTCTCTTGCGCAGCCTTCTCAGCCTAGCCAAAGATTACGGCGCCGAGGCCAAACAGCACACCCGCGTCGAGCGCATCAttccctccaccaccgacaagACCATCTGGGAGGTCCACGCCATCCGTCACGACACTGACCCGGCACTTTTCAAAGCCAAGATCGTCATTGCCTCTGGCGCCTACGTCAACCACGTCCTACGACCCAGCTTCGGCATCTCCCTCGATCTCGACATCTGGGAAATGGTCGCCTCAtacttcaacaccacccccggaCTCAACAGCACCATCTTCCCTAGCATGTGGTTCCAATTCGCCCCCAACAAACACCGGCGATCCCAGCTCTTCTACGGATTCCCCACC GACCCCAGTGAACGTCTGACCAATGTCGTGAACCCGGCTGACATCCGGGACACGCAGGAGTTTATCAAGAAGCACGTTATCGGTGTTAATACTACCGTACCGGCTTTTACGCTGAGCTGTTTGCAGACTAATGTCTTTGACAATATGTTTGTACTTGATTACCTGCCAAAGGAGTATCTAGCAGGAGGAGCTGAAAAAAGCGTTGTGGTTTTCACCGCGGGTTGGGCCATGAAGTTTGTTCCTTTGCTTGGCAAGGCGTTGGCTGAGATGGCGCTGGATAGGAAGTCAGACTATGCGCGGAAGGAGTTTGAGATTACGAGGAAGGAtaagaagggaaaggggattATCAAGCGGGTTGTTCGAGGGAAAAGAGGGGGTCAttcgaggatgatggtggagctggatgttgatgatgaggtggaaGGAGAAAGCGCTTTTACTTATGAGGAGCAGGCTTCGGGTCTTCGATCAGGGGGTGTCAAAATGTCGGTTATAGGGAATATATACGTGGATTTGTCAATGTCAGACTCCAAACAACCCAGGCCATTTCAAGCACTCCGTTACCATCCGTGA
- a CDS encoding hypothetical protein (EggNog:ENOG503PFM9): MLSPKLLVLAALSSASVAFDPATDTTCNDQGICLSSFVWCDKNGQSCSYPEGASALIPSSTAASYAVLYHHVEYEIRWRQAKRDTDVLIEWLFDGSPFQSEEEKSARELPVMWSTNVTTSSTDGSFTFDPFTILKDFPTRHAPNMSAGEAASSASGMANTIRLSQPGSGFPEVYTDQFSVQSGWAHQLVRNIREEEADVRADEKRKMRLGVGIGVGLGVPLLSAVMWWAGSRHGASRATRSVEGK, from the exons ATGCTTTCCCCCAAACTTCTCGTTCTGGCGGCCTTGTCGTCGGCCTCGGTGGCCTTTGATCCTGCCACAGACACAACCTGCAACGACCAAGGAATCTGCCTGTCTTCTTTTGTTTGGTGTGACAAGAATGGACAGTCGTGCTCCTACCCAGAGGGCGCGTCCGCGTTGATCCCGTCCAGCACCGCGGCGTCGTACGCTGTGCTTTATCACCATGTCGAGTACGAGATTCGCTGGCGTCAGGCCAAGCGGGATACTGATGTTTTGATCGAATGGCTGTTTGATGGGAGCCCCTTtcagagcgaggaggagaagtcGGCTCGTGAGCTTCCTGTTATGTGGAGTACCA ACGTGACAACCTCGAGCACTGATGGATCCTTCACTTTTGATCCGTTCACCATCCTAAAGGACTTCCCCACGCGGCACGCGCCTAACATGTCCGCCGGGGAGGCCGCGTCTTCGGCGAGTGGTATGGCCAACACCATCCGCCTCAGCCAGCCCGGTTCCGGCTTCCCGGAGGTTTACACCGATCAGTTCAGTGTCCAGTCGGGCTGGGCTCATCAGCTGGTGAGGAACATccgcgaggaggaggcggatgttCGTGCGGATGAGAAGCGAAAGATGAgacttggggttgggattggtgTCGGTTTGGGAGTTCCGTTGCTGTCTGCCGTGATGTGGTGGGCTGGTTCAAGACACGGGGCTTCCAGGGCGACTCGCTCCGTCGAGGGCAAATAA